One stretch of Pararhizobium qamdonense DNA includes these proteins:
- a CDS encoding class I SAM-dependent methyltransferase: MDDYLKTNLLNWDDRASLHATDTTGSYRIDRVLSGGSSLHALEAGEIGDIAGKDIVHLQCHIGLDTLSLKHLGARSVTGLDFSPVAIAAARDFAQRAETEATFVEASVYDAPQALEHRTYDIVFVTWGAIHWLPDIFKWAGVVSTLLRPGGRLYLLDGHPRMYQYEGAENGRLSLAYGWRTPADQPLLFEETHTYTGDERPLTHQRMYEWLHPVSDTVNALLKAGMTLDFLNEHEILTWRHYPAMIETGEDQFEQAPGLPRIPLSFSIGATKVR; this comes from the coding sequence ATGGACGATTATCTCAAGACAAACCTTTTGAACTGGGACGACCGGGCGTCACTGCACGCCACCGATACGACCGGAAGCTACCGCATTGACCGGGTGCTTTCCGGCGGCTCGTCGCTGCATGCGCTGGAAGCCGGCGAGATCGGCGATATCGCGGGCAAGGACATCGTCCACCTGCAATGTCATATCGGGCTCGATACGCTGAGCCTCAAACATCTGGGTGCACGCTCCGTCACCGGGCTCGATTTTTCCCCGGTCGCCATCGCTGCGGCGCGGGATTTTGCTCAAAGGGCAGAGACCGAGGCAACCTTCGTCGAGGCCTCGGTCTATGACGCGCCGCAAGCGCTGGAACACCGGACCTACGATATCGTCTTCGTCACCTGGGGCGCCATCCACTGGCTGCCGGATATTTTCAAATGGGCTGGTGTCGTTTCCACCCTGCTGCGGCCGGGCGGCCGGCTCTATCTGCTCGACGGTCATCCAAGGATGTATCAGTACGAAGGCGCTGAGAACGGCCGCCTGTCGCTTGCCTATGGCTGGCGCACGCCCGCCGATCAGCCGCTATTGTTTGAGGAAACCCATACCTATACCGGCGACGAGAGACCGCTCACCCATCAACGCATGTATGAATGGCTGCACCCGGTCAGCGATACCGTCAACGCGCTCCTGAAAGCCGGAATGACTCTCGACTTCCTCAACGAACACGAAATCCTCACCTGGCGGCATTATCCGGCCATGATCGAGACCGGCGAAGACCAGTTCGAACAGGCGCCGGGCCTGCCGCGTATTCCGCTGTCGTTTTCGATCGGGGCGACGAAGGTGCGGTGA
- a CDS encoding type II toxin-antitoxin system RelE/ParE family toxin, which translates to MYGITVHLSLMKIRSVRHKGLKRYIEDDDAKGIRPDLINRVRNILAMLISAVDIDGINGPPGWRIHRLTGDRAGTWSISASGNWRITFELEDGEIGSLDLEDYH; encoded by the coding sequence ATGTACGGCATTACCGTACATTTATCACTGATGAAAATCCGTTCCGTCCGACACAAGGGATTAAAGCGCTACATCGAGGACGATGATGCGAAGGGTATCCGGCCGGACCTGATCAACCGTGTGCGCAATATTCTGGCCATGCTGATTTCAGCTGTAGATATTGACGGCATAAACGGTCCGCCCGGCTGGCGCATCCATCGCCTGACCGGGGACCGCGCGGGAACTTGGAGTATCTCAGCCTCTGGAAACTGGCGGATCACGTTCGAGCTTGAAGATGGCGAAATAGGAAGTCTGGACTTGGAGGACTATCACTGA